One Stenotrophomonas maltophilia R551-3 genomic window, GTCAGCCTGGCCACCGCTCCCGAACCCGGCTCGCGCTGCACGCCGAAGGAGATCGACGACAACGCCGTCCAGGCCCCGAATCTGTGGGGCAACATGGGCGTGTTCAGTGGCGTGCTGTACGAACGCGAGCAGGACGGCGCGCTGGTCTATTCCACCCGCAACCTGCCCGGATCGCGGGTATTCCTGAAGTTCACCGTGGCCACGCCACCGGGTGAGCCCGCGCACGAAGGCCTGGGCAAGGTCGGCAAGCCGCAGCTGGCGCAGCATGCCAAGCAGTTCAAGGCCGCGGCCAAGGCCACCGGCGTGGATGACGCATGGTTGCGCGCGATCGCCCACGCCGAAAGCAATTTCGACGCGCTGGCGGTCTCGACCAAGGGCGCACAGGGCGTGATGCAGCTGATGCCGGATACCGCGCAGGAGTACGGGGTGAGCGATCCGTTCTCGCCGCAGCAGTCCATCGATGGCGGCGCCCGCTACATGCGCGCGCTGCTGCGCCGCTACAACGGTGATCGGCCACTGGCCGCCGCCGCCTACAACGCCGGCATCGGAGCGGTCACCCGTTACAAGGGCGTGCCGCCCTATGCCGAGACCCTGGCCTACGTGGACAAGGTGATGGCCCTGTATGCGCGCTACCGCGAAGCGATGGGCATCCGTACCGAAGTGCCCGCGCGATAGGCTGGCGGTGCTGGATGTGTCGTGTAGAGCCGAGCGCATGCTCGGCTCATGGTGCCGGCAGCCGAGCATGGGCTCGGCTCTACAGGGGGCCTGCTCAGCGTGAGGTCGCGCTGCCGACCAGTTCGTAGCGTTCGATGCGGCCAACGCGGGTGACTTCTGCCTGCACGTCGGCGCGCTGCTTCAGCGCACGCCAGGCCGCATCGATCTTCACGTCACCGGGCAGCGACGGATAGGTACGCATGTCCTGCAGGGAGGCCAGTGTCTCGCCTCGCTCGACGGGGGAGCGCAGTTGCTCGATCAGCACGGCGGCCGCGCCATCGAGATTGCCCTCGTCCAGCAGCATTTCGCGATGGAACAGGCGGGCGTCGTCGCCCTCGGCGAGGATCGCCGCGCGAGCAGCGTCCATGGCCTTGGCATCGCCACGTTCGCGCGCGGCGGCAAACTGCAGCAACGCCTGTGCTGCCTTGCCGTAGCCGCCGAGGCCCTGCATGTCATTCACCGCTGCGGTGGCGTCCTGCAGGCGGCCCAGCGAACTGAGCACGAAGCCGACGTTGAACTGGTGCTCGGCGCCATCCGGGCCCAGCGCACCGATGCGCGCAGCCAGCTTGGCGGTGGCCAGCGCATCGTCGGTGCGCCCCAACCGACGCAGCGCGGTGAGCCGGCTGTTGAGCAGCCACGCGACCCATTCGGCTTCGGCCGCCGACGGGGATTCGCCTTCGGCCGCTGCGCGGGCCATGCCATCGGTCAGGGCCAGGACTTCCTCGTTGCGGTCGAGCATC contains:
- a CDS encoding lytic transglycosylase domain-containing protein; protein product: MSRHPLLLALLLLPSLWPGLAAARTVYRCVQGNTVSLATAPEPGSRCTPKEIDDNAVQAPNLWGNMGVFSGVLYEREQDGALVYSTRNLPGSRVFLKFTVATPPGEPAHEGLGKVGKPQLAQHAKQFKAAAKATGVDDAWLRAIAHAESNFDALAVSTKGAQGVMQLMPDTAQEYGVSDPFSPQQSIDGGARYMRALLRRYNGDRPLAAAAYNAGIGAVTRYKGVPPYAETLAYVDKVMALYARYREAMGIRTEVPAR